One window from the genome of Spirosoma rhododendri encodes:
- a CDS encoding T9SS type B sorting domain-containing protein, which yields MRLLYRYGLTALFFGLLLLPYVSQATHVRAGEITTRRLSATSLSYEVTLTAYYDERTGAAAARDANSYTFCFGDNTTESVNRQLPIRFINGRTSSINIYRTTHTFPGPGVYTISVQIANRNAGTINLPPPATSDNLTFFVSTTILIPTNLGLNSTPVMLNPPLDSARVGQRFCHNPAAYDADGDSLAYRLSKPQEGLPNSCRSRVIPAYQDPTVYSTTSETGGAPSFTIDSRTGQLCWDSPNRIGQFNFAFIVEEWRNGVLIGEVTRDMQIVVVDQPNKRPLIAGASLCVEAGTLIQQPITATDPDGQRVIINAYGGPLNVLADGSPLPASLSVPQEYARLINGGTPLAQPGTATFYWQTNCNQVRNQPYDITLKASDVPPRGTTTLVSFATLSVKIIAPAVRNLTGRASAVAGGRAIQINWAAYSCGRIVDVGLGPDTTKLIIYRREGSCSNIPSVSCTTGVPAGLGFTEVGRVPYTATTFTDTTALRRGVVYSYIIVARNPGDVNNGGLSLPSQQVCLELPRLTPVLTQVTVDSTNETRGRITLRWARPLDLRAGDLGAPYQYRIQRATGLSGTAFTTIGTVSTNLDRNVVDTVYVDQGTSTSALNTTANAYRYQIEFFYTDPTTRQLTSLGVADAASSVRLSTAPANRSVVLSWQTNTPWSNDNQTHIVYRSRSGPNGPFNRIADVSVQGSGTYTFTDTGNDTYVADGNTSRQLTADSSYCYRVTTQGRYTDTRLAVFGILKNDSQVSCAMPTDTTRPCPVNLGLDSLNCASLSPESQCNLSSFTNKLRWRQTSGVNCDPNVASYKIYYGRYSQDTPALLTSVNAPTTTFDHSSLTTVAGCYYVTAVNARGQESVPSNRVCNDACPYFALPNVFTPNGDGKNDTFQPMRCARAVESVTFVVFNRYGTKVYETTTAVLNWDGRASDGTELPSGLYYYQATVRYAVLDRNTPAQVFKGYVQILREGVSMR from the coding sequence ATGCGTTTACTGTACAGATACGGGCTGACAGCCCTTTTTTTCGGGTTACTGTTGCTGCCGTACGTGAGTCAGGCGACGCACGTACGAGCCGGTGAAATCACCACTCGGCGTTTGTCGGCTACGTCGCTCAGCTATGAGGTGACGCTGACGGCTTATTACGACGAACGGACCGGTGCCGCTGCCGCCCGCGATGCGAACTCGTACACGTTCTGTTTCGGCGATAACACGACGGAGTCGGTCAACCGGCAGCTACCGATTCGGTTTATCAACGGGCGTACGTCGTCGATCAACATCTACCGGACGACGCACACCTTTCCGGGGCCGGGTGTCTACACGATCAGCGTGCAGATTGCCAACCGGAACGCCGGTACGATCAACCTCCCGCCACCGGCTACGTCGGACAACCTGACGTTCTTCGTCTCGACCACGATTCTAATTCCGACGAACCTGGGCCTGAACTCGACGCCGGTGATGCTCAACCCACCCCTCGACTCAGCTCGTGTTGGTCAGCGGTTTTGCCACAACCCGGCGGCTTACGATGCCGACGGCGACAGCCTGGCTTACCGTCTGAGCAAACCACAGGAAGGCTTGCCTAACAGCTGCCGGAGCCGCGTAATTCCGGCTTATCAGGATCCGACCGTTTACAGCACCACCAGCGAGACGGGAGGTGCGCCCAGTTTCACGATCGACTCCCGCACCGGGCAGCTCTGTTGGGATTCACCTAACCGAATTGGTCAGTTCAACTTTGCCTTCATTGTGGAGGAATGGCGCAATGGCGTACTGATTGGCGAAGTCACCCGCGATATGCAGATTGTGGTAGTCGATCAGCCGAATAAACGACCGCTGATTGCGGGGGCGTCGCTCTGCGTGGAAGCGGGTACGCTGATTCAGCAACCGATTACCGCCACTGACCCCGATGGACAACGGGTTATCATCAACGCCTATGGCGGACCACTGAACGTACTGGCGGATGGGTCGCCACTGCCAGCCAGTTTGAGCGTTCCGCAGGAATATGCCCGGCTCATCAACGGCGGGACACCGCTGGCGCAGCCCGGTACGGCTACGTTTTATTGGCAGACCAACTGTAACCAGGTCCGCAATCAGCCGTATGATATTACCCTAAAAGCCAGCGACGTGCCGCCTCGTGGTACGACTACGCTTGTTTCGTTCGCGACATTGAGTGTGAAAATCATTGCCCCTGCCGTGCGTAACCTCACTGGCCGGGCCAGTGCCGTGGCCGGGGGCCGCGCCATCCAGATCAACTGGGCGGCTTATAGCTGTGGCCGCATCGTCGACGTGGGCCTCGGACCTGATACGACCAAACTGATTATCTACCGGCGCGAGGGAAGCTGTTCGAACATCCCATCCGTCTCCTGTACGACTGGCGTTCCGGCGGGACTAGGCTTCACGGAAGTTGGTCGGGTGCCTTACACGGCTACGACGTTTACTGACACTACGGCTCTCCGACGGGGCGTCGTTTACTCCTACATCATCGTTGCCCGTAACCCCGGCGACGTCAACAACGGGGGCTTGAGCCTGCCGTCTCAGCAGGTGTGTCTTGAACTCCCGCGCCTGACGCCCGTGCTGACGCAGGTCACCGTCGACAGTACCAACGAAACACGCGGGCGTATTACCCTGCGCTGGGCCCGTCCCCTCGACCTGCGGGCGGGTGATCTGGGTGCGCCTTACCAGTACCGCATTCAGCGGGCGACGGGCTTGAGTGGCACGGCGTTCACCACTATTGGCACGGTTAGTACCAACCTGGACCGGAATGTAGTCGATACGGTTTATGTCGATCAGGGTACTTCAACCAGTGCGCTCAACACGACTGCCAATGCCTATCGCTACCAAATCGAGTTCTTCTACACCGACCCCACAACCCGGCAACTCACCTCGCTGGGCGTGGCTGATGCGGCTTCGAGTGTGCGGCTTAGCACGGCTCCGGCCAACCGGAGCGTAGTGCTAAGCTGGCAGACAAACACGCCCTGGAGCAACGACAACCAGACCCATATTGTCTACCGCAGTCGTTCCGGCCCCAACGGTCCGTTCAACCGCATCGCCGACGTATCTGTGCAGGGTAGTGGTACCTACACCTTCACCGACACGGGCAACGATACCTACGTAGCCGACGGCAACACCAGCCGCCAGCTAACCGCCGACAGCAGCTACTGCTACCGGGTGACGACGCAGGGCCGTTATACCGACACGCGGCTGGCGGTGTTTGGCATACTAAAAAACGACAGTCAGGTCAGTTGCGCCATGCCCACCGATACCACCCGGCCCTGCCCGGTCAATCTAGGTCTGGATAGTCTGAACTGCGCCAGCCTGTCCCCCGAGAGTCAGTGCAACCTGAGCAGCTTTACCAATAAGCTGCGCTGGCGTCAGACCAGCGGGGTTAACTGCGATCCCAACGTGGCCAGCTACAAAATTTACTACGGCCGATACAGTCAGGATACGCCCGCGCTGCTGACCAGCGTCAACGCACCTACGACCACATTTGACCATAGTAGCCTGACGACGGTGGCGGGTTGTTATTACGTAACGGCGGTAAATGCGCGAGGGCAGGAGAGTGTACCGTCCAACCGTGTCTGCAACGATGCCTGTCCGTATTTCGCCCTGCCTAACGTGTTCACCCCCAACGGCGACGGCAAAAACGACACCTTCCAGCCGATGCGCTGTGCGCGGGCGGTAGAAAGCGTCACGTTTGTGGTCTTCAACCGCTACGGCACGAAAGTATACGAAACAACGACGGCGGTGCTCAACTGGGACGGCCGGGCCAGCGATGGTACGGAGCTGCCCAGTGGTCTGTACTACTATCAGGCCACGGTTCGGTACGCGGTACTGGATCGCAATACCCCAGCGCAGGTCTTCAAAGGCTACGTGCAGATTCTACGCGAAGGGGTCAGCATGCGGTAA
- a CDS encoding anti-sigma factor: protein MNVEEYIASGILDSYAVGAVSDQELREVNCLASIYPEIRHELDELMLSVENYALLHSIEPPTGLRDRIASQLTFEEADDNNTIVRPLPLDREAPVAATQPYTYKTTWMVAAAAALLVLFFSYFLITQLQSNQKAMASLREANESMQNELKQTRTSQQQTEQTLAMLRQPGTRTLELRGNDKSPKGDILVFWNPGTKQVAVEVKSLPALPADKQYQLWSLVNGKPIDAGVFDGNLDGTALQKLNRAIAEADAFAVTVEKRGGSPTPSMETLLAMSPTA from the coding sequence ATGAACGTAGAAGAGTACATAGCTTCAGGCATTCTGGACTCATACGCAGTCGGCGCGGTTAGCGATCAGGAACTGCGGGAGGTTAACTGTCTGGCGTCTATATACCCCGAAATTAGGCACGAGCTCGACGAGCTGATGCTATCGGTGGAGAACTACGCCCTGCTGCACAGTATAGAACCACCAACTGGCCTGCGGGACCGGATTGCTAGTCAATTGACGTTTGAGGAAGCCGACGATAATAACACAATCGTCCGGCCGCTACCCCTTGACCGGGAAGCGCCCGTTGCCGCCACACAACCATATACGTACAAAACGACCTGGATGGTAGCGGCTGCGGCTGCGCTGCTGGTCCTGTTTTTTTCGTATTTCCTGATCACCCAGCTTCAGTCGAACCAGAAAGCGATGGCCTCACTGCGGGAAGCCAACGAATCGATGCAGAATGAACTGAAGCAGACGCGTACCAGTCAACAGCAAACCGAGCAGACGCTTGCCATGTTGCGGCAGCCCGGCACCCGCACGCTGGAACTGCGTGGCAACGACAAATCACCCAAGGGCGATATCCTGGTGTTCTGGAATCCCGGCACCAAGCAGGTGGCCGTCGAAGTAAAATCGCTGCCTGCCTTACCCGCCGACAAGCAGTATCAGCTGTGGTCGCTGGTTAACGGTAAGCCGATTGATGCTGGCGTGTTTGATGGTAATCTAGACGGTACGGCCCTTCAGAAACTGAACCGGGCTATTGCCGAAGCCGATGCGTTTGCCGTTACGGTAGAGAAACGCGGAGGAAGCCCAACGCCCTCGATGGAGACACTGCTGGCGATGTCACCTACTGCCTAG
- a CDS encoding glycosyltransferase family 2 protein, whose protein sequence is MPDLSIIIVNYKTPRLILDCLASVYTHTSGITFEIIIVDNQSEDDSRDQVMAYYADVRWFDMGYNAGFARANNLGIQHATGRNVLLLNSDTLLIDNVLARCVRVLDEQPDVAAVGAHQLGADGSLRPNLYTTFNQMRRAFYILPAGQRSEDWLSRQLPDPQFADPAQVEWLSGAFLMTRPSTIAKAGGLDESFFMYGEDVEWGYRLGKQGRLLLLPDARFIHLEYGSSDNSKHVVTHINRFRSQIQVSQLLWVRKQYGVGAYLLLMAHYELLVPVVFAGKMLINLKNRKSPFLELDNQRMFARQVGIFGRFFWKTIFNRSGLYKV, encoded by the coding sequence TTGCCGGATCTGAGTATCATCATTGTCAATTACAAAACGCCCCGACTGATTCTCGACTGTCTGGCGTCGGTATACACCCATACCAGTGGCATTACGTTCGAGATAATTATCGTTGACAACCAGTCGGAAGACGACAGTCGGGATCAGGTGATGGCCTACTACGCCGACGTCCGCTGGTTTGATATGGGGTATAATGCCGGGTTTGCGCGGGCAAATAATCTCGGTATTCAGCACGCAACGGGCCGCAACGTGCTGTTGCTCAACTCCGATACGCTGCTGATTGATAACGTACTGGCCCGTTGCGTTCGGGTGCTGGATGAACAGCCCGACGTAGCGGCTGTGGGTGCGCACCAACTCGGGGCTGACGGAAGCCTGCGCCCGAATCTATACACGACATTCAATCAGATGCGCCGGGCGTTCTACATCCTGCCAGCGGGGCAGCGGTCTGAAGACTGGCTCAGCCGTCAGTTACCCGACCCTCAGTTTGCCGACCCCGCGCAGGTCGAATGGCTGTCGGGCGCGTTTCTGATGACCCGCCCCTCGACCATTGCCAAAGCGGGTGGGCTGGATGAATCGTTTTTTATGTACGGCGAAGACGTGGAGTGGGGCTATCGGCTCGGTAAGCAGGGCCGGTTGCTACTCTTGCCCGACGCCCGGTTTATTCACCTCGAATACGGTAGCAGCGACAACAGTAAGCACGTCGTAACACACATCAACCGCTTTCGGTCGCAGATTCAGGTATCGCAGCTGTTGTGGGTGCGCAAGCAGTATGGCGTAGGGGCCTATCTGCTGCTCATGGCCCACTACGAACTGCTTGTGCCGGTGGTCTTTGCGGGGAAGATGCTCATCAACCTGAAGAACCGAAAATCACCGTTTCTGGAGCTGGACAATCAGCGGATGTTTGCCCGGCAGGTAGGAATTTTTGGCCGTTTTTTCTGGAAAACTATATTCAATCGGTCCGGGCTGTACAAGGTCTGA
- a CDS encoding penicillin-binding protein 1A: MSEDRKRFRAVRHAFGTFRQRIRRRRAQLGDVRRGVGRHIYRQTARVAGEERVSAWSESYYEYRDRLRSFVHRYVDPNSWYYPYLKNGTRFAMIGALLLGLYVFVINYNFLYLTGPMPSVEELKNPKLNQASEIYSQDGVMIGKFYAENRTPIKFENIPKPLISALVATEDVRFFSHGGIDPRAIGRAVLSLGRDGGGSTITQQLAKNLFKTRRKQDTGLLTRIPVVRTIVYKSKEWLMALKLERNFSKNEILTYYFNTVDFGSNSFGLKTAARTFFDKEPDSLNVQEGAVLVGLQKATTAYNPLKNPKRSKDRRNIVLAQMAKYKFLTKNQADSISALPLVTDFTPENPYSGPASYLKNAVQDFVKKWGDENGYDLYTDGLRIVTTIDSRMQTYAESATSEKMKKLQQAFNDHWGDENPWTDEDGNELPGFIDSVARRTERYKSLSRRFMPLYPDSIMYYMKNKKYKMRVFSWNNKRGYDSTEMTPYDSIAYYKHFLQAGMVAMDPHTGYIRAWVGGLDYDYFKYDHVKQGKRQPGSTFKPFVYTTAIDDTLSNMSPCDRITDKPFRKDYRENGEDKVWEPRNSTGYYTYSSMTLRRAMARSVNSITAELTDRVGPERVAEYAHRMGIKSRLDAVPSIGLGSSDVSLYELVGAYCTFVNDGEATDPIIVQRIEDRDGKEIQTFTATTRRAISPESAFLMRYMLQGGLQESGGTSQSLWQYDLFKNRNEIGAKTGTTSNNSDGWFVAVSNNLVVGAWVGGDDRSIHFRSTDLGEGARTALPIVGTFLQKVYADPKFKPLQGPFPKPTFAVTKEYEGCSYPDDEEESDESDSTSTNSEATDSTFIQTAPPTEPTTPPDTTGNR, from the coding sequence ATGAGTGAAGATAGGAAGCGATTCCGCGCTGTCAGGCACGCCTTTGGCACGTTCCGGCAGCGAATTCGACGGCGCCGGGCGCAGCTTGGTGATGTCAGACGCGGAGTCGGCCGACACATTTACCGGCAAACGGCCCGCGTAGCCGGTGAAGAACGCGTCAGTGCCTGGTCTGAAAGCTATTACGAGTACCGCGACCGCCTGCGTTCGTTTGTTCACCGCTACGTCGACCCCAATAGCTGGTATTATCCGTATTTGAAAAACGGCACCCGCTTCGCGATGATCGGGGCATTGCTGCTCGGGCTGTACGTCTTCGTAATCAATTACAACTTCCTGTACCTCACCGGCCCGATGCCGAGCGTGGAGGAACTGAAAAATCCGAAGCTCAATCAGGCGTCGGAGATCTACTCGCAGGACGGGGTGATGATCGGGAAGTTCTACGCCGAAAACCGCACGCCCATCAAGTTCGAAAACATTCCGAAACCGCTCATCAGCGCGCTCGTCGCGACGGAAGACGTGCGGTTCTTCTCGCACGGCGGTATCGACCCCCGGGCCATTGGTCGGGCTGTGCTGAGCCTGGGGCGCGATGGCGGTGGGTCGACGATTACGCAACAGCTGGCCAAGAACCTGTTCAAGACCCGGCGGAAGCAGGATACCGGTCTGCTGACCCGTATTCCGGTGGTCCGGACGATCGTTTACAAGTCGAAGGAATGGCTAATGGCGTTGAAGCTGGAGCGTAATTTCTCGAAAAACGAAATCCTGACCTATTACTTCAATACGGTTGACTTTGGCAGTAACTCATTCGGGTTGAAAACAGCCGCCCGTACGTTTTTCGACAAAGAGCCCGACAGCCTGAACGTGCAGGAAGGGGCTGTGCTGGTTGGTTTGCAGAAAGCAACGACGGCCTATAACCCGCTGAAAAACCCCAAACGGTCGAAAGATCGGCGGAATATCGTGCTGGCCCAGATGGCGAAGTACAAGTTCCTGACTAAAAATCAGGCCGATTCGATCAGTGCCCTGCCGCTGGTAACTGACTTTACACCCGAAAATCCGTACTCCGGCCCGGCCAGTTACCTCAAGAACGCGGTGCAGGATTTTGTGAAGAAGTGGGGCGACGAGAACGGCTACGATCTCTACACCGATGGGTTGCGCATCGTAACGACCATCGATTCACGCATGCAGACCTACGCCGAGAGCGCCACATCGGAAAAGATGAAGAAGCTCCAGCAGGCGTTCAATGATCACTGGGGCGACGAAAATCCGTGGACCGACGAAGACGGCAACGAACTGCCCGGCTTTATTGATTCCGTAGCCCGCCGGACCGAGCGTTACAAATCGCTGAGCCGTCGTTTCATGCCGCTGTACCCCGATTCGATCATGTACTACATGAAGAATAAAAAGTACAAGATGCGGGTGTTCAGCTGGAATAATAAGCGCGGCTACGACTCAACCGAGATGACGCCGTACGACTCCATTGCTTACTACAAGCATTTTCTACAGGCGGGCATGGTGGCCATGGACCCGCACACGGGCTACATCCGGGCATGGGTCGGTGGGCTGGACTACGATTATTTCAAGTACGACCACGTCAAACAGGGCAAGCGGCAGCCGGGATCGACCTTTAAGCCGTTTGTGTACACCACCGCCATCGACGACACGCTCAGCAACATGAGCCCCTGCGACCGGATTACCGACAAACCGTTCCGCAAGGATTACCGCGAAAACGGCGAGGATAAAGTGTGGGAACCCCGCAACTCGACGGGCTACTATACCTATTCGAGTATGACGCTGCGTCGGGCAATGGCCCGGTCGGTCAACTCGATCACGGCTGAACTGACCGATCGGGTAGGGCCGGAGCGGGTGGCCGAATACGCGCATCGGATGGGCATAAAAAGCCGGCTCGACGCTGTGCCGTCGATCGGGCTTGGCTCGTCGGACGTGTCGCTTTACGAACTGGTGGGCGCTTACTGCACATTCGTTAACGACGGTGAAGCCACCGACCCGATCATTGTGCAGCGGATCGAAGACCGGGATGGTAAAGAGATTCAGACCTTTACAGCGACGACCCGACGCGCAATCAGCCCTGAGTCGGCCTTCCTGATGCGCTACATGCTACAGGGTGGTTTGCAGGAGTCAGGTGGTACGTCGCAGAGTTTGTGGCAATACGATCTGTTCAAAAATCGTAACGAGATTGGGGCTAAAACGGGTACGACGTCCAATAACTCCGACGGCTGGTTTGTCGCTGTGTCGAACAATCTGGTGGTGGGGGCCTGGGTCGGCGGTGACGATCGCAGCATTCACTTCCGATCGACCGATCTGGGCGAAGGAGCCCGAACGGCCCTGCCAATCGTTGGTACGTTTCTCCAGAAAGTCTACGCCGATCCGAAGTTCAAACCGTTACAGGGGCCATTTCCGAAGCCGACATTTGCGGTGACGAAAGAGTACGAAGGATGTAGCTACCCGGATGATGAGGAAGAATCGGACGAATCTGATTCGACGAGTACGAATAGCGAAGCCACGGATTCAACCTTTATTCAGACTGCCCCGCCTACCGAGCCGACTACCCCGCCCGATACGACGGGTAACCGATAG
- the msrB gene encoding peptide-methionine (R)-S-oxide reductase MsrB, producing MKKTPLSKLYAGLLAGILLIPSLSNAAGDPLKKTISDTSPGGRRVVKTNAEWKKTLTAEQYYILREHGTERAFTSPLNDIHEHGTFVCAACKNPLFVSDTKFDSGTGWPSFYKPIAKDAVKEKVDKSYGMARTEILCSVCDGHLGHVFDDGPKPTGLRYCMNGAAMLFDKK from the coding sequence ATGAAAAAGACACCCCTATCGAAACTGTACGCTGGCCTGCTGGCTGGTATCCTGCTGATTCCCAGTCTGTCGAATGCCGCTGGAGATCCACTAAAAAAGACGATCAGCGATACATCGCCGGGTGGCCGTCGGGTGGTGAAGACCAACGCCGAGTGGAAGAAAACACTCACGGCTGAGCAGTACTATATCTTGCGCGAACACGGTACGGAGCGTGCCTTCACCAGCCCACTCAACGACATCCACGAGCACGGCACGTTTGTGTGTGCTGCCTGCAAAAACCCGCTGTTCGTGTCGGATACGAAGTTTGATTCGGGAACAGGCTGGCCGAGTTTTTATAAGCCCATCGCGAAAGATGCGGTGAAAGAGAAAGTCGATAAGTCGTATGGCATGGCGCGGACCGAAATTCTGTGCAGCGTGTGCGATGGTCACCTCGGTCACGTGTTCGATGACGGCCCTAAGCCAACCGGCCTGCGCTATTGCATGAACGGAGCCGCCATGTTGTTTGACAAAAAATAA
- a CDS encoding RNA polymerase sigma factor produces MKRQSSLVSESVLIEKLVQRDQKAFHWLYDQYSPALYGVVLRIVREEEHAQDLVQDIFVKIWKNLDAYDPSKGRLFTWMLNVARNTAIDALRAQKSQPSSANAIRTDEENVHVVDRQHNTQQPNPEHIGIQDVVSQLRPDRRQLIDLVYFGGYTHEEAADELNLPLGTVKTRIRAALQELKQLFKS; encoded by the coding sequence GTGAAACGTCAATCATCCCTGGTCTCGGAAAGTGTCCTGATCGAGAAGTTGGTCCAGCGCGATCAGAAGGCATTCCACTGGCTATACGATCAGTATTCGCCTGCGCTTTACGGTGTTGTGTTGCGGATTGTGCGCGAAGAAGAGCATGCTCAGGATCTGGTGCAGGACATCTTCGTCAAAATCTGGAAAAATCTTGATGCCTACGACCCCAGCAAGGGTCGCCTGTTTACCTGGATGCTGAACGTAGCCCGCAACACGGCAATCGACGCGTTGCGCGCACAAAAATCGCAGCCTTCTTCAGCCAACGCAATCCGTACAGATGAAGAAAACGTACATGTAGTTGATCGGCAGCATAATACCCAGCAACCTAACCCCGAGCATATCGGCATACAGGATGTGGTCAGCCAGCTCAGGCCCGACCGTCGACAGTTGATCGACCTGGTGTATTTTGGTGGCTACACCCACGAAGAAGCGGCCGATGAACTAAATCTGCCTCTCGGTACGGTCAAGACCCGTATTCGCGCGGCTTTACAGGAACTGAAACAATTGTTTAAGTCATGA
- a CDS encoding circularly permuted type 2 ATP-grasp protein — protein sequence MQSQSQSLNGMNQSQSQKPTNFSFSDYRTEDFFDEMFVDETQVRSGYAPFQQRVEQLTCEDMVSRQHAAERSLMSMGITFNVYSEGEGTERIMPIDIIPRVIESAEWDRLEAGLIQRIKALNMFLDDVYNDQRILNDGVVPRDLIESSKSFLPVCMGVHPPKGIWCHITGTDLIRGEDGQFMVLEDNLRCPSGVSYMLENRELTKQTFPEVLAKTGVRPVSDYPTRLLQMLQFIADRPNPTVVVLTPGIYNSAYFEHSYLAQQMGVELVEARDLVVSGGYVKMRTTKGFQIVDVIYRRIDDTFLDPEAFNPDSMIGVPGIFEIYKKGRVALANAPGTGVGDDKVIYAYVPRIIEYYLNEEPIIPNVRTYICREEEDCQYVLDNIEQLVVKEANEAGGYGMLIGPKADKEEHELFRQKIRENPRNYIAQPTISLSRVPCLVGDRAEGRHVDLRPYILYGDGVNVIPGGLTRVALRKGSLVVNSSQGGGGKDTWVLY from the coding sequence ATGCAGTCGCAGTCGCAATCGCTCAACGGCATGAATCAGTCGCAGAGCCAGAAGCCCACCAATTTTAGTTTTTCCGACTACCGCACCGAGGATTTTTTTGATGAAATGTTCGTCGATGAAACGCAGGTACGTTCGGGCTACGCGCCGTTCCAGCAACGCGTCGAACAGCTGACCTGCGAAGACATGGTGAGCCGGCAACATGCTGCCGAGCGATCGCTGATGAGCATGGGTATCACGTTCAATGTGTACTCGGAAGGCGAGGGTACTGAGCGGATTATGCCCATCGACATTATCCCGCGCGTGATCGAATCGGCCGAGTGGGATCGGCTGGAAGCAGGACTCATTCAGCGGATCAAGGCGCTGAATATGTTTCTCGACGACGTATATAACGATCAGCGGATTCTGAACGACGGCGTGGTACCCCGCGATCTGATCGAGTCGAGTAAGTCATTCCTGCCCGTCTGCATGGGGGTTCATCCGCCGAAAGGCATTTGGTGTCACATTACCGGTACCGACCTGATCCGGGGTGAAGACGGGCAGTTCATGGTGCTGGAAGATAACCTGCGCTGTCCGTCGGGCGTGTCGTACATGCTCGAAAACCGCGAACTGACCAAGCAGACGTTCCCGGAAGTGCTGGCAAAAACCGGCGTTCGGCCCGTATCCGACTACCCGACGCGGTTGCTGCAAATGCTTCAGTTCATTGCCGACCGGCCCAACCCGACGGTGGTCGTGCTGACACCGGGCATTTACAACTCGGCTTACTTCGAGCATTCATACCTCGCCCAGCAAATGGGTGTTGAACTGGTCGAAGCACGGGATCTGGTCGTGTCGGGTGGTTACGTGAAGATGCGAACCACGAAAGGTTTCCAGATTGTCGACGTCATTTACCGGCGCATCGACGATACCTTCCTCGACCCGGAAGCGTTCAACCCCGACTCGATGATTGGGGTACCGGGTATTTTCGAGATTTACAAAAAAGGCCGTGTCGCACTCGCCAACGCCCCCGGAACCGGCGTTGGCGACGATAAAGTAATTTATGCGTACGTGCCCCGCATCATCGAGTACTACCTCAACGAAGAGCCGATTATCCCGAACGTACGGACCTACATCTGCCGCGAAGAGGAAGACTGTCAGTACGTGCTCGACAACATTGAGCAACTGGTCGTGAAAGAAGCCAACGAAGCGGGCGGCTACGGGATGCTGATCGGGCCGAAAGCCGACAAAGAAGAGCACGAACTGTTCCGGCAGAAGATCCGCGAAAACCCGCGCAACTACATCGCCCAGCCGACGATTTCGCTTTCGCGGGTGCCCTGCCTGGTTGGCGACCGGGCGGAGGGGCGTCACGTCGACCTGCGTCCGTACATTCTCTACGGCGATGGTGTCAACGTAATTCCCGGCGGTCTGACGCGCGTTGCCCTCCGCAAAGGCTCCCTCGTGGTCAACTCCTCGCAGGGTGGTGGCGGCAAGGATACGTGGGTGTTGTATTAA
- a CDS encoding YebC/PmpR family DNA-binding transcriptional regulator, which translates to MGRAFEYRKARKMKRWGQMAKTFTRIGKDIVMAVKSGGPDPDSNGRLRAIIQNAKAANMPKDNVDRAIKKASSKDQEDYKEIVYEAYAPHGIALVIETATDNHNRTVANVRSYLNKLGGSLGTQGMLDFMFDRKSVFRIPAEGIDQEELELELIDIGGDEIEFDDETEQFVIYGEFTAFGAIQKFLEEKGYEIKQAEFERIPNDYKELTDEEVADVEKLIERIEEDDDVQTVYHNMK; encoded by the coding sequence ATGGGACGCGCGTTTGAATACCGGAAAGCCCGGAAAATGAAACGGTGGGGCCAAATGGCCAAAACCTTTACCCGCATCGGAAAAGACATCGTGATGGCCGTGAAAAGCGGGGGCCCTGACCCTGACTCCAACGGTCGGCTGCGGGCTATCATCCAGAATGCCAAGGCGGCCAACATGCCGAAAGACAATGTCGACCGGGCGATCAAGAAGGCATCATCCAAAGATCAGGAAGACTACAAGGAGATCGTGTACGAAGCCTACGCGCCCCACGGCATCGCGCTGGTAATCGAAACGGCAACCGACAACCACAACCGTACCGTTGCCAACGTTCGCAGCTATCTCAACAAGCTGGGCGGTAGTCTCGGCACACAGGGTATGCTCGACTTCATGTTCGATCGTAAATCAGTTTTCCGGATTCCGGCCGAAGGTATCGATCAGGAAGAACTGGAACTGGAACTGATCGACATAGGTGGCGACGAAATCGAATTCGACGACGAGACGGAGCAATTCGTTATTTATGGTGAATTTACGGCCTTCGGTGCGATTCAGAAATTCCTCGAAGAAAAAGGCTACGAAATCAAACAGGCCGAATTTGAACGTATCCCGAACGACTACAAAGAACTGACAGACGAAGAGGTTGCCGACGTCGAGAAGCTGATCGAGCGCATCGAGGAAGACGACGATGTGCAGACGGTTTACCACAACATGAAGTAA